One Bacillus sp. 2205SS5-2 genomic window carries:
- a CDS encoding peptidoglycan D,D-transpeptidase FtsI family protein, with translation MNKKPANMNRASAVLFCTFLLLFSIVFVRFLYIQVTGEIEGKNLVAEASSKYLKNQKLKANRGTIFDRNDHVLAKDTPSYKIIAILSESVTSNPKNPNHVVNKKMTADVLSKYIALEKTEIYKLLNKKGKFQVELGAGGNGITNQMKENIERENLPGITFLPTNRRSYPKGMFASHTIGLVQEDVRRNGNTITEGIMGIEKNLNKILTGIDGHLRYESDFWGYVLPNSEKTINPPNNGDDVYLTIDGNIQKILENALNSVENEYHPRKMFAIVSNPKTGEILAMAQRPSFNNDTKEGIDDSWSNFIVETSFEPGSTMKSFSLAAAVDRMVFDPKEFYKSGQSFVKGYPTPIRDWNGGKGWGTISYLEGLQRSSNVAFINLLRKIGTENYLNYLKSLGFGHKTGINLHNEAEGILQYNNPIERATTIFGQGSTVTALQMIQAESAIANDGKMMKPYVVSKIVDSDSNRVVKQFQPEVIRSPITKEAADKTREYLTSTVTSDIGTGRKFQLNDYQVSGKSGTAQIPDPNGGGYLTASNEYLFSFLGMAPADDPELIVYVGVEEPSLPPTETGSIPVSKVFKPVMRDSLKYLNWINDDSIKR, from the coding sequence ATGAATAAAAAACCGGCAAATATGAATCGGGCAAGTGCCGTTTTGTTCTGTACATTTTTACTCCTATTTTCTATTGTATTTGTTCGTTTTCTTTATATACAAGTAACAGGAGAAATAGAAGGGAAAAATTTAGTTGCAGAAGCTTCGAGTAAATATTTAAAGAATCAAAAATTAAAGGCAAATAGAGGAACTATATTTGATCGAAACGATCATGTTTTAGCAAAAGACACTCCTTCATATAAAATAATAGCGATTTTATCAGAGTCAGTAACATCCAACCCTAAAAATCCCAACCATGTTGTCAACAAGAAAATGACGGCTGATGTGTTGTCTAAATATATCGCTTTAGAAAAGACTGAAATTTACAAACTATTAAACAAAAAAGGGAAATTTCAAGTTGAGCTGGGAGCTGGAGGAAACGGAATTACAAATCAAATGAAAGAAAATATAGAAAGGGAAAATTTACCTGGAATTACGTTTTTGCCTACTAATAGACGATCCTATCCAAAAGGGATGTTTGCTTCTCATACAATCGGACTTGTTCAAGAAGATGTGAGAAGGAATGGCAATACAATCACTGAAGGGATAATGGGAATTGAAAAAAATTTAAATAAAATCCTTACTGGTATAGATGGTCATTTGAGGTATGAAAGTGACTTTTGGGGGTATGTATTACCGAATTCAGAAAAGACGATCAACCCACCAAATAATGGTGATGATGTTTATTTAACGATAGATGGAAATATCCAAAAAATTTTAGAAAATGCATTGAATTCAGTTGAAAACGAATATCACCCTAGAAAAATGTTTGCTATTGTATCTAACCCCAAAACGGGAGAAATATTGGCTATGGCACAGAGGCCATCGTTCAATAATGATACAAAAGAAGGGATTGATGACAGTTGGTCTAACTTTATAGTTGAAACATCTTTCGAACCAGGATCAACTATGAAATCATTCTCTTTAGCTGCTGCAGTTGATCGAATGGTATTTGATCCGAAAGAGTTTTATAAATCTGGTCAGTCATTTGTAAAAGGCTACCCTACACCAATAAGGGATTGGAATGGAGGTAAGGGATGGGGGACTATTTCATATTTAGAGGGACTACAACGGTCCTCAAATGTAGCATTTATTAATCTGCTAAGGAAAATTGGTACGGAAAACTACTTAAACTATTTAAAATCACTTGGATTTGGTCATAAAACAGGGATTAATCTTCATAATGAAGCTGAAGGAATACTTCAATATAACAATCCAATTGAAAGAGCTACTACAATATTTGGTCAAGGGAGTACCGTGACAGCACTTCAAATGATTCAAGCAGAATCAGCGATTGCCAATGACGGTAAAATGATGAAACCCTATGTAGTTTCAAAAATAGTAGATAGCGATTCAAACAGGGTTGTTAAACAATTTCAACCAGAGGTCATACGATCTCCTATCACCAAAGAAGCTGCCGATAAAACGCGTGAGTATTTGACTTCAACCGTCACATCCGATATAGGAACAGGGAGGAAATTTCAATTAAATGACTATCAAGTATCTGGTAAATCAGGCACTGCCCAAATACCAGACCCAAACGGAGGAGGATATTTAACTGCTTCCAATGAATATTTGTTTTCCTTCTTGGGAATGGCTCCAGCTGATGATCCCGAATTGATTGTTTATGTAGGAGTGGAAGAACCAAGTTTACCACCAACAGAAACTGGATCTATACCTGTTTCAAAAGTGTTTAAACCTGTTATGAGGGATAGTTTGAAATACCTAAATTGGATAAACGATGATAGCATAAAAAGATAA
- a CDS encoding LysM peptidoglycan-binding domain-containing protein, producing MKTIQLSRRERIAIERKKALKERNKKLTTATTIGALAALLLSSGNVSACSEEYTIKKHDTLYSLAKKYDVSIDDLKGKNSLLSDKIYEGQTLLVPSHIPSKDENKYSVQPGDTLYSLAKKYGTSINHLKQLNEMVSDQIYIGESLVVPAEQIKSNTGELYTVVPGDTLWGIAHRFGIKQEDLAKSNDLKTNMVLIGQNLFIPGEAEVTEAEVIGTSDKFTVEFKKNGKTFSLEIPYGTSSVYQKKSGQIVTIIHKNGAVISAA from the coding sequence TTGAAAACAATTCAACTGAGTAGAAGAGAAAGAATAGCAATTGAAAGAAAGAAAGCTCTAAAAGAAAGAAACAAAAAATTAACGACCGCTACTACTATTGGGGCACTAGCCGCCTTATTGCTCTCGAGTGGAAATGTAAGTGCTTGCAGTGAAGAGTATACAATCAAAAAGCATGATACACTTTACAGTCTAGCTAAAAAATATGATGTTTCAATTGATGATCTAAAAGGAAAAAATTCATTACTATCGGATAAAATTTATGAAGGACAAACGCTTTTGGTGCCTTCTCATATTCCAAGTAAAGATGAAAATAAATATTCAGTCCAACCAGGGGATACGTTATACTCGTTAGCCAAAAAGTATGGGACATCAATCAATCATTTAAAACAATTAAATGAGATGGTTTCAGATCAAATTTATATCGGAGAATCCCTAGTGGTTCCTGCTGAACAAATCAAATCAAATACTGGTGAATTATACACGGTTGTTCCTGGTGACACTTTATGGGGCATAGCTCACCGATTTGGAATAAAACAAGAAGACTTGGCTAAATCAAATGATTTGAAAACGAATATGGTACTCATTGGACAAAACTTATTTATACCTGGAGAAGCTGAAGTGACTGAGGCTGAAGTTATAGGGACTTCTGATAAGTTTACTGTTGAATTTAAGAAAAATGGGAAAACATTCTCATTGGAAATTCCTTATGGTACTTCGTCTGTTTATCAAAAAAAATCAGGACAAATTGTAACCATCATACATAAAAATGGTGCTGTGATATCGGCAGCATAA
- a CDS encoding spore germination protein: MPVIIGQVKIANISGGTIRNGDIFYQADKSSTKSSLGSGASNTGVFISTINGVSISNVITKCVAEQPIVGNK, encoded by the coding sequence TTGCCGGTCATTATAGGTCAGGTCAAAATTGCCAATATTTCTGGTGGAACCATACGGAATGGAGATATATTTTATCAAGCAGATAAAAGCAGCACTAAGTCTTCATTGGGATCCGGCGCTAGTAATACTGGTGTATTTATCAGTACGATTAATGGGGTGAGTATTAGTAACGTCATCACAAAATGCGTGGCCGAACAGCCGATAGTTGGAAATAAATAA
- a CDS encoding glycerophosphodiester phosphodiesterase — MSQLLPLYFILLIVILLTFEDSGLKQDRTNKPLLIAHRGGAGHNIENTISAIDHSIFLQSDMIELDIQITRDKQAAIFHDYSIEKFGKPISALSRNQLHQLTLSSKPKIEKIPFLDEIFTKYKNKTKFLLEHKDNSKEDVVAAVIKNYYDPTEVKKKLIVQSFNFKSLQIYRKLLPDLPLGYLTLEVLTNEQLKKVSKICDYINPYFRILSPKYIEKIHSVGCKTFTWTLNSRSDLKKIMLMDVDGIVTDFPHLKLLPDTTESQNVITEINHHLHSFQSFLKALSFEISNL, encoded by the coding sequence TTGTCACAGCTGTTACCGCTTTATTTTATCTTATTGATCGTTATATTACTTACTTTTGAAGACTCAGGATTGAAACAAGACAGAACAAATAAACCACTGCTGATTGCCCATCGGGGCGGAGCTGGGCATAATATTGAAAACACAATTTCAGCAATCGATCATTCTATCTTCCTTCAGTCGGATATGATTGAGTTGGACATTCAAATCACAAGAGATAAGCAAGCGGCCATTTTTCATGACTATTCAATCGAAAAGTTTGGAAAGCCGATCTCAGCTTTATCAAGAAACCAACTGCATCAACTAACACTGTCCTCAAAACCCAAAATAGAAAAAATTCCTTTTTTAGATGAGATCTTTACAAAATATAAAAACAAAACCAAATTTCTACTTGAACATAAAGATAACTCGAAAGAAGACGTAGTGGCTGCTGTCATTAAGAATTATTATGATCCAACTGAAGTGAAAAAAAAGCTCATTGTTCAATCTTTTAATTTTAAATCTCTCCAAATCTATCGTAAACTTCTTCCAGATTTGCCTCTAGGCTATTTAACATTAGAGGTGCTTACAAATGAGCAACTAAAAAAAGTGTCAAAAATTTGTGATTACATCAACCCCTACTTTCGAATTCTATCACCAAAATATATCGAAAAAATTCATTCTGTTGGCTGTAAAACTTTCACTTGGACTTTAAATTCCCGGTCAGACCTAAAAAAAATCATGCTAATGGACGTTGATGGGATTGTAACAGATTTCCCGCACCTAAAATTATTGCCTGATACAACCGAAAGTCAAAACGTGATAACAGAAATTAATCATCACCTTCACAGCTTCCAATCCTTTTTAAAAGCATTATCATTCGAGATTTCAAACCTATGA
- the vrrA gene encoding VrrA/YqfQ family protein, whose protein sequence is MLQRLTSLLSKKSENVQSGGPGHPFSLHGKPERRTTQLNNEPRRDPFGFFPIRNTENGKEAKAEVKSEKANERGSVDYSRTDGDTSTLQEWMKVAESAAPLIEQYGPMVKKIPAMLSSFKKTK, encoded by the coding sequence TTGTTACAACGATTAACATCCCTATTAAGTAAAAAGAGCGAAAACGTTCAATCTGGTGGTCCCGGTCACCCTTTCAGTCTGCATGGAAAACCAGAACGCCGGACAACTCAACTAAACAATGAGCCCCGCCGCGACCCATTCGGTTTCTTCCCAATCAGGAACACTGAGAACGGAAAAGAAGCGAAGGCAGAGGTGAAATCAGAAAAGGCTAATGAACGGGGATCAGTTGATTATTCAAGGACGGATGGAGATACAAGCACCTTACAGGAGTGGATGAAAGTTGCTGAATCAGCCGCGCCACTTATTGAGCAATATGGACCGATGGTGAAAAAGATTCCCGCGATGCTGTCCTCTTTTAAAAAAACAAAGTAA
- a CDS encoding peroxiredoxin family protein, which yields MTVLQLKDQAPAFTLPKVNGDTFSFASHQEEHNSWHFIIFFRGSWCPVCVQDLKDFEENSGFFKDKGVHFIAISTDTKEDLAKMAADNNLSFPILVDENLEALKTYGVHYHGEDAPYEDHGAHGEPAYFLVDEKGKLLYQQRQTSPFGRPTATELRKIVQYIKKNLK from the coding sequence TTGACTGTATTACAATTGAAAGATCAAGCACCTGCATTTACTTTGCCCAAAGTAAATGGAGACACATTTTCATTTGCCTCGCACCAAGAAGAACATAATAGCTGGCACTTCATCATTTTTTTCAGAGGATCTTGGTGCCCTGTTTGTGTTCAAGATTTGAAGGATTTCGAGGAAAATAGCGGTTTTTTCAAGGATAAAGGGGTTCACTTCATTGCCATTTCAACTGATACGAAAGAAGACTTGGCCAAAATGGCGGCGGATAATAATTTGAGTTTTCCTATCCTTGTCGATGAAAATCTCGAAGCATTAAAAACTTATGGAGTTCATTATCACGGTGAAGATGCTCCATATGAAGATCATGGTGCTCACGGAGAACCGGCGTATTTCCTTGTAGACGAAAAGGGGAAGTTACTCTATCAACAGAGGCAAACAAGTCCCTTTGGGCGTCCAACGGCAACCGAGCTAAGAAAAATTGTGCAATACATCAAAAAGAATCTTAAATAA
- the gerQ gene encoding spore coat protein GerQ, whose protein sequence is MNMPSGPSYSVPVVPMGSGQQLPTGVVEESFIENILRFNKGKIGTFYFTYQGNNKWNAMVYHGRVETAGRDHIIISDPSSGKRYLLMMANLDWVEFGEQINYPHTEINPAIQASMETSE, encoded by the coding sequence ATGAATATGCCTTCAGGACCATCATACTCCGTTCCGGTGGTTCCTATGGGGAGCGGGCAGCAATTACCAACAGGCGTGGTAGAAGAATCATTTATTGAAAATATCCTGCGATTCAACAAAGGGAAGATAGGGACCTTCTATTTTACTTACCAAGGGAACAATAAATGGAATGCTATGGTTTATCATGGGCGCGTTGAAACGGCTGGCCGTGACCACATCATAATTAGCGACCCTTCCAGCGGGAAGCGCTACCTGCTTATGATGGCAAATCTAGATTGGGTAGAATTCGGCGAACAAATTAACTATCCTCACACGGAAATTAATCCGGCTATACAGGCCTCCATGGAAACATCAGAGTGA
- a CDS encoding cell wall hydrolase, whose product MGRRIKHTSRDVESLARLMLSEAVGEGAQGMNMVGTVVANRVEADCAPDFKNLRNIRHGIYQTIPGTDIPHFEPVLNGTLYTQRPDEADLQRARDLLQGYRDPRARMSLWFFNPSPGKKFRSPCTGTMPRSPMTQFEFAHKNHCFYVGVPGYCPEFYR is encoded by the coding sequence ATGGGTAGACGAATTAAACATACTTCTCGTGATGTGGAATCGTTAGCTAGGCTCATGCTGTCGGAAGCGGTTGGTGAAGGAGCCCAAGGGATGAACATGGTAGGAACAGTCGTGGCCAATCGGGTTGAGGCTGACTGTGCACCAGACTTCAAAAATTTGCGCAATATCAGGCATGGAATTTATCAAACTATCCCTGGAACTGATATTCCTCATTTTGAACCCGTCTTAAACGGTACATTGTATACACAACGTCCCGACGAAGCTGACCTCCAGAGGGCCAGGGATTTGCTGCAAGGTTACAGGGACCCTCGGGCCAGAATGAGCTTGTGGTTTTTTAATCCGAGTCCGGGGAAAAAATTTCGATCCCCTTGTACTGGGACGATGCCAAGATCACCCATGACACAGTTTGAGTTTGCACACAAAAATCATTGTTTTTATGTAGGTGTACCGGGCTATTGCCCAGAGTTTTATCGCTAA
- a CDS encoding phosphatase PAP2 family protein produces MQRKFIYLSSTLVLLSIIFSLLVVQGRLDTFDQHVQDWFLSWMTPELQTLMKGITFLGDTKMLAVISMIMLLWLLIKKHFYRLFIFLTMMSGGVIFTFLMKIFIERDRPADVSFIDFWGFGSHLVSYSFPSGHAVKGLLYFGFLILMIQLDTQNRRVKQVLFSLCVAVIILIGVGQLMLNKHFASDVIGGYFVGLTWMTFLYSLTEIIPNYIKKNRWGKRSRLET; encoded by the coding sequence ATGCAACGTAAATTTATATACCTTTCTTCTACGTTGGTGCTTCTCTCAATAATTTTTTCTCTTTTGGTTGTACAGGGGAGATTAGACACATTTGATCAACATGTTCAAGATTGGTTTCTTTCTTGGATGACCCCTGAACTACAGACTTTGATGAAAGGGATTACTTTTTTAGGGGATACAAAAATGCTTGCAGTTATTTCGATGATCATGTTGCTTTGGTTGCTCATAAAAAAACACTTTTATCGCCTGTTTATTTTTCTGACGATGATGAGTGGAGGAGTTATTTTTACTTTTTTGATGAAAATATTTATTGAACGTGATCGTCCCGCTGATGTTTCTTTTATAGACTTTTGGGGATTTGGATCACACCTTGTATCGTATAGCTTTCCAAGTGGTCATGCAGTGAAGGGATTATTATACTTTGGCTTTCTTATATTAATGATTCAGCTAGATACACAGAATAGAAGAGTAAAGCAGGTATTATTTTCGTTATGTGTGGCCGTTATTATTCTCATTGGGGTTGGTCAACTCATGTTAAACAAACATTTTGCCTCAGATGTGATTGGTGGCTATTTTGTCGGATTGACGTGGATGACGTTTTTATATTCTTTAACGGAAATTATTCCAAATTATATAAAGAAAAATAGATGGGGGAAAAGATCGAGATTGGAAACTTAA
- a CDS encoding YuzL family protein, with protein MSKRKADPSTIGLGSSDTKGQGTTTRETGRKKADSSRNKQKRT; from the coding sequence GTGTCAAAAAGAAAAGCTGATCCATCGACAATTGGTTTGGGTTCATCAGATACTAAAGGGCAAGGAACAACAACAAGGGAAACTGGAAGAAAAAAGGCTGATTCTTCTAGAAACAAACAAAAACGTACTTAA
- the argH gene encoding argininosuccinate lyase translates to MERFIKDEGNVFPGKTYEVEMLKPIFNDQRDFLFPVMFDIHRAHVIMLAEQNIIPRNMAKEMLIGISKVAEMDRSTIQYEPRYEDLFFMMEAKIGEEIGYEFAGNMHIGRSRNDMGIGMYRLVLRDHLLELIDNAYTLLEVLLKKAEEHKETIITGYTHTQPAQPTTLGHYFLAIYDITLRDCQRLWAAYKTVNQSPLGAAALTTTGFPISRERMCELLGFDSILENSYDCIGGADYLLEVSSVMMTSMVNAGRWIQDFLQHVTREFGTFNVADPYVQISSIMPQKRNPVSIEHARAKASSSYGEAYTAMNMIHNTPFGDIVDTEDDLQPHLYNAFLNANRVFKLMYAVIATLEVNKERAKFMANQSCIAITELADTLTRDYTISFRKAHKIASYIAKQTTQNKMELFDWKIEDVNEMIQGFVEVTLTEETWKKIISPEYFVHVRKIQGGPNPDEVSRMIKLRQENLVNDRLCYEETIQELLTKKNRLLNYEV, encoded by the coding sequence ATGGAACGTTTTATAAAAGATGAAGGGAATGTTTTTCCGGGCAAAACGTATGAAGTGGAAATGCTAAAACCCATATTTAATGATCAGAGAGATTTTTTATTCCCTGTAATGTTTGATATACACCGAGCTCATGTAATTATGTTGGCAGAACAAAACATCATACCTAGAAATATGGCAAAAGAGATGCTGATTGGAATTTCTAAAGTAGCAGAAATGGACCGAAGCACAATACAGTATGAGCCACGATACGAGGATTTGTTTTTTATGATGGAAGCGAAAATAGGAGAAGAGATCGGCTACGAATTCGCGGGGAATATGCACATTGGCCGTAGCCGGAATGATATGGGCATTGGTATGTACAGGCTTGTTCTTAGAGATCATTTACTCGAATTGATTGATAATGCATACACACTACTTGAAGTATTATTGAAAAAAGCAGAAGAGCATAAAGAAACGATTATCACTGGGTATACACATACACAACCTGCTCAGCCTACAACATTAGGGCATTACTTTTTAGCTATTTATGACATTACATTGCGGGATTGTCAACGTCTATGGGCTGCGTACAAAACCGTGAATCAATCGCCCTTAGGCGCTGCAGCTCTAACAACGACTGGTTTTCCTATAAGCAGAGAACGGATGTGTGAACTATTAGGATTCGACTCGATTTTGGAGAATTCCTATGATTGTATCGGTGGAGCGGATTACCTACTTGAAGTATCCTCAGTCATGATGACTTCTATGGTGAATGCCGGACGATGGATTCAAGATTTTCTTCAGCATGTTACACGAGAGTTTGGAACTTTTAACGTCGCGGACCCCTACGTACAGATATCTAGTATTATGCCACAAAAACGAAACCCTGTTTCCATCGAACATGCGAGAGCAAAAGCCAGTAGTTCGTACGGAGAAGCGTATACTGCAATGAATATGATTCATAATACACCTTTTGGAGATATTGTCGACACAGAAGATGATTTGCAGCCACATCTCTATAACGCTTTTTTAAACGCCAACCGAGTGTTCAAACTAATGTATGCCGTCATCGCAACTCTTGAGGTGAATAAAGAGCGGGCCAAATTCATGGCAAATCAATCGTGTATTGCTATCACTGAATTAGCAGACACTTTGACAAGGGACTACACTATTTCATTCAGAAAAGCTCACAAAATTGCAAGCTATATCGCAAAACAAACCACCCAAAACAAAATGGAACTTTTTGACTGGAAGATAGAAGACGTGAATGAAATGATTCAAGGATTTGTCGAAGTAACTTTGACTGAAGAAACGTGGAAGAAGATTATCTCTCCGGAATATTTTGTTCATGTTAGGAAGATACAAGGTGGACCAAATCCGGATGAAGTGAGCAGAATGATTAAGTTAAGGCAAGAAAACCTTGTAAACGACCGATTGTGTTATGAAGAGACAATTCAGGAGTTACTGACTAAAAAGAATCGATTACTCAATTATGAGGTTTAA
- a CDS encoding NAD-dependent epimerase/dehydratase family protein produces MNFLMIGGTNFLGRHIVQTALNRGHTVTLFNRGKSNASVFPDLEKIHGDRDGEIEKVAGRKWDAVIDTCGYFPRVVKQSVEQLLNQVDHYTFISSISVYERFSKIGMDENEAVGKLDHPTVEEITGATYGPLKVYCEQEVLKKFDQKALIIRPGLIVGPFDPTDRFTYWVDRIAKGGDVLIPNEVDAPAQFIDVRDLATWILSMVEKKQQGLFNATGPDYPLTLGEFLSACQNVLNPNTRFIPVSESFLISQKVGEWMELPLWIQKKEEMRGFSQINCEKALKSGLSFRPLAETIKDTYDWSETRTKDIEKRAGMNENREQDLLKKWTDLVSNT; encoded by the coding sequence ATGAATTTTTTAATGATCGGTGGGACGAATTTTTTAGGCAGACATATCGTTCAAACTGCATTGAATAGAGGCCATACAGTAACGTTATTCAACCGTGGAAAAAGTAATGCAAGTGTTTTCCCTGACCTCGAAAAAATCCATGGAGACCGGGACGGGGAAATCGAAAAGGTAGCGGGACGAAAGTGGGACGCCGTGATTGACACATGTGGATACTTTCCTAGAGTGGTGAAGCAATCTGTAGAACAATTACTAAATCAAGTTGACCACTATACCTTTATTTCAAGTATTTCCGTTTATGAACGCTTTTCTAAAATTGGTATGGATGAAAATGAGGCGGTTGGAAAACTAGACCACCCAACAGTGGAAGAAATCACTGGAGCTACTTACGGCCCATTAAAGGTTTATTGCGAACAAGAGGTACTAAAGAAATTTGATCAAAAAGCGTTAATCATTCGACCAGGATTAATTGTCGGTCCCTTTGATCCTACTGATCGTTTTACGTATTGGGTAGATCGTATCGCCAAAGGCGGTGATGTGCTAATTCCTAATGAGGTAGATGCTCCTGCACAGTTTATTGATGTAAGGGACTTAGCTACATGGATCTTATCGATGGTTGAAAAGAAACAACAGGGGTTATTTAACGCAACCGGCCCTGATTATCCATTAACTTTAGGCGAATTCCTTTCGGCTTGTCAAAACGTATTAAATCCAAACACAAGATTCATTCCTGTGTCAGAATCATTTTTAATTAGTCAAAAAGTAGGGGAATGGATGGAACTTCCATTATGGATACAAAAAAAAGAAGAAATGCGAGGGTTTTCGCAAATAAACTGTGAAAAAGCACTCAAGAGTGGATTATCTTTTCGACCACTAGCAGAGACGATAAAAGATACATATGACTGGTCAGAGACTAGAACGAAAGACATTGAAAAACGAGCTGGTATGAACGAAAATCGCGAACAGGACTTACTAAAGAAGTGGACAGACCTTGTCTCCAACACTTAA
- a CDS encoding YbaN family protein produces the protein MISIKKIKSILFFLIGLLSLSLGVLGTVLPVIPGGPFYLFAAFCFAKSSKRIDNWFRSTPIYKKYVEAFLQKTGMTRKEKIRINIIADFFILMSIFFVDFLIVKIILIILALYKHYYFIKKIKTIVPKQDHSNTLVLKKTN, from the coding sequence GTGATTTCAATTAAAAAAATAAAAAGTATCCTGTTTTTCCTAATTGGATTATTATCCCTATCGTTAGGGGTTTTAGGTACTGTGCTTCCAGTAATACCTGGCGGACCGTTTTATCTTTTTGCTGCGTTTTGCTTTGCTAAAAGTTCTAAACGGATTGATAATTGGTTTAGAAGCACGCCAATCTATAAAAAATATGTGGAGGCTTTCCTACAAAAAACAGGAATGACACGAAAAGAAAAAATCAGAATTAACATCATCGCGGATTTCTTTATTTTGATGTCTATTTTTTTCGTAGACTTCCTTATAGTGAAGATTATCTTGATTATACTCGCATTATATAAACATTATTATTTTATCAAAAAAATAAAGACCATTGTTCCAAAGCAAGATCATTCTAATACCTTAGTATTAAAAAAAACGAATTAA
- a CDS encoding serine hydrolase domain-containing protein yields the protein MQNLKDKLKQISDYINEMIKEHQGIGLSIAIVKDKDIIYSAGFGHSQIQPVNRPIDGDTYMSIQSISKNFMALSIMQLVENNLISLDHLVLKYLPYFRTKSKQLSDTITIRHLLSHTAGFPSNLGIANMIAPNVKEIFSDTPSEFQEALDYYHLTEEEIKSIQSREDITRWFKKVELEYPVGMGWNYCTDAYVILADLFEKVTGREWEKHLSDEILSPLNMDRTTSDSGIVENDKNSARYYLGKDKIEIPFPKNSLSAPIGYLYSTANDLGEYIKFHLNKESTILRSDLIEEMQNPIHPVSEEWRFESEDRSYGLAWFTDQYRGYRLVEHGGGQLAVRSLMSMVPELNLGIVVLLNHDGTIHHDISKKIIDVFIDS from the coding sequence ATGCAAAATTTAAAGGATAAACTAAAGCAAATATCAGATTATATTAATGAAATGATTAAGGAACATCAAGGAATTGGCTTGAGTATTGCAATTGTTAAAGACAAAGACATTATTTATTCGGCAGGTTTTGGACACTCTCAAATTCAACCAGTAAACCGACCAATTGATGGTGATACATATATGAGCATTCAAAGCATTTCTAAAAATTTCATGGCGCTTTCCATTATGCAACTTGTTGAAAATAATTTGATTTCATTGGATCATCTTGTTCTTAAATATTTACCTTACTTCAGAACAAAAAGTAAACAGTTGAGCGATACCATCACGATTAGACATTTGTTATCTCATACAGCTGGATTTCCTTCAAACTTAGGAATTGCCAATATGATTGCTCCGAATGTAAAAGAAATCTTCTCAGATACACCCTCAGAATTTCAAGAAGCATTAGATTATTATCACCTTACAGAAGAAGAGATTAAAAGTATACAATCTCGAGAAGATATAACGAGATGGTTTAAAAAAGTTGAATTGGAGTACCCAGTGGGGATGGGGTGGAATTATTGTACAGATGCATATGTGATTCTTGCCGATTTGTTTGAAAAAGTGACTGGCCGCGAGTGGGAAAAACATCTTAGTGATGAAATTCTCAGCCCATTGAATATGGACCGGACAACGAGTGATTCTGGTATAGTTGAAAACGATAAAAACAGTGCCAGATATTATTTAGGGAAGGATAAGATAGAAATACCCTTTCCAAAAAACTCACTTTCAGCTCCTATTGGTTATTTGTATTCAACGGCAAATGATTTAGGAGAATACATAAAATTTCATTTAAATAAAGAATCAACTATTTTACGTTCTGATTTAATTGAAGAAATGCAAAATCCTATACATCCTGTAAGTGAGGAATGGCGGTTCGAAAGTGAGGACAGAAGCTATGGACTTGCATGGTTTACAGACCAATATCGAGGATACCGATTAGTAGAACACGGAGGCGGTCAATTAGCTGTTAGGTCACTGATGTCTATGGTACCTGAACTCAATTTAGGGATAGTGGTCTTATTAAATCATGACGGGACCATTCATCATGATATTAGCAAAAAAATTATTGATGTGTTCATCGACTCCTAA